From the genome of Streptacidiphilus rugosus AM-16, one region includes:
- a CDS encoding adenine phosphoribosyltransferase, which translates to MSDTLAELLAAKIRDVPDYPKPGVVFKDIAPLLGDAEALAALVDHLAARAKALGATKVVGLEARGFILAAPAAYSAGAGFVPVRKAGKLPGDCHRQAYDLEYGSAVIEVQIDAFAPGERVLVVDDVLATGGTVEAALDLIRRGGAELAGVEVLMELSFLGGRARLAPLLGQAPLETVITV; encoded by the coding sequence ATGAGCGACACCCTGGCCGAGCTGCTGGCCGCGAAGATCCGTGACGTGCCCGACTATCCCAAGCCGGGCGTGGTCTTCAAGGACATCGCACCGCTGCTCGGCGACGCCGAGGCGTTGGCCGCGCTGGTGGACCACCTCGCGGCCCGCGCCAAGGCGCTGGGCGCCACGAAGGTCGTGGGCCTGGAGGCCCGAGGCTTCATCCTGGCCGCGCCGGCCGCCTACTCGGCCGGCGCCGGCTTCGTGCCCGTCCGCAAGGCGGGCAAGCTGCCCGGTGACTGCCACCGCCAGGCCTACGACCTGGAGTACGGCTCGGCGGTCATCGAGGTCCAGATCGACGCCTTCGCGCCGGGCGAGCGGGTCCTGGTCGTCGACGACGTGCTCGCCACCGGCGGCACCGTCGAGGCGGCGCTGGACCTGATCAGGCGCGGCGGCGCGGAGCTGGCGGGCGTCGAGGTGCTGATGGAGCTCAGCTTCCTCGGCGGCCGGGCCAGGCTGGCCCCGCTGCTGGGCCAGGCGCCGCTGGAGACGGTCATCACCGTCTGA